A single genomic interval of Amblyomma americanum isolate KBUSLIRL-KWMA chromosome 11, ASM5285725v1, whole genome shotgun sequence harbors:
- the LOC144109391 gene encoding uncharacterized protein LOC144109391, whose amino-acid sequence MVGGLYRPDDYGDAAGGPPALAMRGRLAREGARRAAQVAQSRCREEAYLELRAMCERNLDEVMRLYTRGERGQSCQRLHQYTACVGKALNRTRCHRVADLTVRERQRMRANVNDYNWSCSTSSRQEYAAGGAAGLMSASCDGKALINHHMKCGSTFQNFVGSINVYKEQAKACRAVRDYKDCVKPIFQNEECQGNQELMDRLLRFSHTVLKEYSSACKERHTGDYQDAPGGGRGGYDDEEEGGVGSGFCRFEQLRQKTMQCQREGYSIIRTRDAHAKADICEELKVFKDCAVAALKATHCSKEKGARQYVVGAVRESFARFGIECTGLWNGAPGPGPAAKSLIALALSALLLGMAPPWIPPALH is encoded by the exons ATGGTGGGGGGACTGTACCGGCCGGACGACTACGGCGACGCCGCCGGCGGGCCGCCTGCGTTGGCCATGCGCGGCCGGCTCGCCAGGGAGGGTGCCCGCAGGGCGGCCCAGGTGGCGCAGTCTCGGTGCCGCGAAGAGGCCTACCTCGAGCTGCGCGCCATGTGCGAGCGCAACCTGGACGAGGTGATGCGCCTCTACACGAGG GGCGAGCGGGGCCAGTCGTGCCAGCGGCTGCACCAGTACACGGCGTGCGTGGGCAAGGCGCTGAACAGGACCCGCTGCCACCGCGTGGCCGACCTGACGGTCCGCGAGCGCCAGAGGATGCGCGCGAACGTGAACGACTACAACTGGAGCTGCTCGACGAGCAGCCGCCAGGAGTACGCCGCCGGGGGCGCCGCGGGCCTCATGAGCGCCAGCTGCGACGGAAAGGCGCTCATCAACCACCACATGAAGTGCGGCTCCACCTTCCAGAACTTCGTCGGGTCCATCAACGTCTACAAGGAGCAG GCAAAGGCTTGTCGCGCGGTTCGGGACTACAAGGACTGCGTCAAGCCCATCTTCCAGAACGAGGAGTGCCAGGGCAACCAGGAGCTGATGGACCGGCTGCTGCGATTCTCGCACACCGTGCTCAAGGAGTACAGCTCGGCCTGCAAGGAGCGACACACGGGCGACTACCAG GACGCTCCTGGCGGTGGACGCGGCGGCTACGACGACGAAGAGGAAGGCGGCGTGGGCAGTGGCTTCTGCCGCTTCGAGCAGCTGCGCCAGAAGACGATGCAGTGCCAGCGCGAGGGCTACAGCATCATACGCACCCGGGACGCCCACGCAAAGGCGGACATCTGCGAGGAGCTCAAG GTGTTCAAAGACTGCGCCGTGGCCGCACTCAAGGCCACCCACTGCAGCAAGGAGAAGGGCGCCCGCCAGTACGTGGTGGGCGCCGTGCGCGAGTCCTTCGCGCGCTTCGGCATCGAGTGCACAGGCCTCTGGAACGGCGCCCCCGGGCCGGGACCCGCCGCGAAGAGCCTGATCGCCCTGGCGCTCTCCGCGCTTCTGCTGGGCATGGCGCCGCCATGGATTCCGCCGGCGCTCCACTGA